A window of Bacillus toyonensis BCT-7112 genomic DNA:
ATGCGTATGCATTTTCAGGACCATACAATAAAGCGGAAGTAGCTCTTACATTTGATGATGGACCAGATTTAGTATTTACGCCAAAAATTTTAGATAAGTTAAAACAACATAATGTGAAAGCTACTTTTTTCTTGCTCGGTGAAAATGCAGAAAAGTTTCCGAATGTAGTAAAGCGTATTGCAAACGAAGGGCATGTAATTGGTAATCATACGTATAGTCATCCAAATTTAGCGAAAGTAAATGAGGCTGAGTACCATAATCAAATTATAAAAACGGAAGAAATATTAAATCGGTTAGCTGGTTATGCACCGAAGTTTATACGTCCGCCTTACGGTGAAATACTTGAAAATCAATTGAAGTGGGCAACAGAGCAAAATTTTATGATTGTACAGTGGAGTGTTGATACGGTTGATTGGAAAGGTGTAAGTGCTGATACGATTACAAATAATGTGCTAGGGAATTCATTTCCAGGTAGTGTCATACTTCAGCATTCAACTCCAGGTGGGCATTTACAAGGATCTGTAGATGCGCTAGACAAAATCATTCCACAGTTGAAAACGAAAGGAGCGCGCTTTGTAACACTTCCAAGTATGTTCCAGACATCTAAAGAGAGAAAATGAAAATGTTAATAATTGGAACTTGGGTGATTATATAGTATAATGAAGGTATAAATTAGGGGGTGGATATAATTGTTGTATGCACTAGTAAACATAGGAATAAGCATGTTGATCGGTATTATATTTATACTTGCCGCACGTATTCTTCAAAAAAATCCACCGACAGATATTAACGCAGCATATGGTTATCGTACGAAACGGTCTATGAAAAATAAGAAGTTATGGGATGCAGGTAACAAGTATAGTGCAGAAGTGATGAAGAAAAACGGATTCATCATGATATTAATTGGAAGTGTTATTAGTATACTGTTTAGATATCCCCATACAATAATAGCGATTATGGTGGTTATGCTGTTATTAATCATTCGTTTATTTATACAAGTAGAGAATAGATTGAAGATACTTGAACAATAGTAAAAAAATAGGACTCTGCGCAATATTATGCTAGGAGTCCTATTTTATTTATAAACTATTATTTTTTAAGAATTCTTTTCCTTGCTCTATAACAAATTCATAGTATGTAAGATCATACGGATAAATATCTTCAATTGTTATTGTAATTGGTTTATTGTTTAAAACAGAAATAGCCGAAAAAGATGAAATCTCTCTTTTTAATAGTTGTAGAAAAGCAGTTGCATGTACTTTCATCACATCGTCTACTTCATCACCTGGTGCAAATGGAAGAGGCTTTATTACGTTGTGAAAATACATATGACAAAACTCACGATCAGTAAGATCTGAAATTTCATAATCTATTTTATAGATTCCTTTGTATGCTAAATCAGTCCTTTGAAAGGAAAGCCCCAATTCTTCTTCAATTTCACGAAGGCCGCCAATTTCTACATCTTCATCATGCATAATATGTCCAGCTGAAGTAATATCCCATATACCCGGAGCTTCTTTTTTATTTTTAGAGCGTAATTGAAAATATAAGAACATATCTTCATCATCTTTTTCTATAAACCAGCAATGGAATGTTTCGTGCCAATCACCGTCACGATGCACTTCATCACGTAATTTCTTTCCAAGTGTATTTTTTTCAGAATCAAATATCGTTAACCACTCTGTCATTTTAATTCCCCTTTCTGCAAATTTTATTATACAATATTTGTATTAAATTTTGGGAAAATAAAGAAAAAAGGGGTGGTTGTAAATGGGGATAGAAAGTAAGGAAATAAAATCGATTATTTCAACAGAGGAAGAATTACGACAAATATTGGGGCAACCAAGTGAGCGAGCTTTGAAAAAAGTTATTTCATCACTTGATCATCATTGTGTAGATTTTCTGTCTAAATCTCCTTTTCTAGTATTAGCTACTGCAAATAAATTAGGAGAGTGTGATGCTTCGCCAAGAGGGGATGCACCTGGATTTGTAT
This region includes:
- a CDS encoding NUDIX hydrolase — encoded protein: MTEWLTIFDSEKNTLGKKLRDEVHRDGDWHETFHCWFIEKDDEDMFLYFQLRSKNKKEAPGIWDITSAGHIMHDEDVEIGGLREIEEELGLSFQRTDLAYKGIYKIDYEISDLTDREFCHMYFHNVIKPLPFAPGDEVDDVMKVHATAFLQLLKREISSFSAISVLNNKPITITIEDIYPYDLTYYEFVIEQGKEFLKNNSL
- a CDS encoding peptidoglycan-N-acetylglucosamine deacetylase, with the translated sequence MYYFYSPEMFVPFPLGLERNISYAYMPYHSFYYGDYVNALPYALHVPQNYEAQMKEEDRGSWTPFSWVEKYAYAFSGPYNKAEVALTFDDGPDLVFTPKILDKLKQHNVKATFFLLGENAEKFPNVVKRIANEGHVIGNHTYSHPNLAKVNEAEYHNQIIKTEEILNRLAGYAPKFIRPPYGEILENQLKWATEQNFMIVQWSVDTVDWKGVSADTITNNVLGNSFPGSVILQHSTPGGHLQGSVDALDKIIPQLKTKGARFVTLPSMFQTSKERK
- a CDS encoding SdpI family protein — encoded protein: MLYALVNIGISMLIGIIFILAARILQKNPPTDINAAYGYRTKRSMKNKKLWDAGNKYSAEVMKKNGFIMILIGSVISILFRYPHTIIAIMVVMLLLIIRLFIQVENRLKILEQ